CTATCAACCCCAAGCTCGCAATCATAATGGCTAGCAGCGTAAGCATGAGCGAAAACTTGCCAAATCGATCCTCATCGGAGTAGAGAGCCTGCAGCTGCGAATTGAGTATCCTATATTCAAATGGCCGAGTCGGGTTAAACTGTTTCCACTTCTCCTCAATAAACTTAATCAGCTCAGGATAGTTATCGGAATTCACCCTAATGGCAATAACGTTTGCAAACACGGCCGGTCTGCGGAACATGTCGAGAATAAAGTTATTCACTGGTCGATGGAGCGACATGGCATTGAAATCACGGAAAACTCCAATCACCCGCTCATTACCGTCCTGCGACTTTACCCGGCGCCCAATGGCCGATTCATTGGTCCACCCCAAATTCTTTGCCATGTGCTCATTAATCATTACGGCGTTAACCGTGTCGCTAGGGAATCTCCGGTCGAATCCACGACCCGAAACAACCTTAATACCGAAGGTTTCCAGAAAATCCCAATCCACCAAAAACGTTGGAATGTAGAAGTTTTGACCAACCGCCGTAAGGCCCTCAACTTCATAGGCCCGTGTATTATGGTTCACTCCCAACACATCTTCAGATCCTGTCACATATTGAATATCCTTGTTCTTGAGTAGCTCCTGTTTAAATGCCTCATAGTTTTGGAACATTTGCCCTGTTCGCTGAACGGTGATGATGTGATCCTTTTTGAACCCCAACTCTGCGTTTCGGAGGAAGTTGAGCTGCGAGAAGACCACCATGGTGCCAATTATTAGGCTTATGGAAATGGTAAACTGAACAACAACCAGCACCTTTCTCGCAACGGACGATCGGGAACCAGCCGAAAGTCTTCCTTTTAGTACAACTAGCGGCTGAAAAGAGGAGAGGTAAAAAGCGGGATAGGCTCCGGCAAGCACTCCTACAACGAGACCTAGAAAAACTAGGTAGGCTATTGATATTGGCTGAAACAGCGCAGCTTCCTCAATACTTTTCCCCGTAAAGCTATTAAAGCTTGGCAGCAACAGTTCTACAAGTACAATTGCAAAGATTAACCCAATATAGGTTTGAAAGATGGCTTCGCCCAGAAACTGTCGTACTAGCTGCGCACGGTTTCCTCCAAACACCTTCTTAATACCAATCTCCTTGGCTCTTCCTGCCGATTTGGCCGTTACCAAGTTCATGAAGTTAATGCATGCCATGAGCAAAACAATAGCAGCAATAATTGAAAGAATATAGACATACATGCTGTTGCCATTCTGGTGCATTTCATATACATGATGCGACTTCAGGTGAATATCGGTTAGGGGCTGCAGATAAATTTTTACATCTTGGTCCTTAAGATCGTCATAGTGATTTTTATAGAACTGGGGAAACTTAGCATCGAGCATTTGCTGGGTAATTCCTGGTCTAAGGAGCACGTATGTCCAGCAAGGATTCCAAATCCACGTTTGTGGAAGCCTTCCACCAGCCAGCAATCGGAAGGTGGTGAGTGAAGCAAGAAAGTTAATTTTAAAGTGCGATTGAGAAGGAATATCCTTAATAACCCCGGTGACCTCAAAGTTTACCCCTTCCTCTATTCGAAGCGTTTTTCCAATGGGCGATTCATTGCCAAAGTAGCGCTTGGCGGTTGATTCGGTAATTACAACGGTGTTGGGACGGTCGAGGGCCGTTCTAGGATCTCCGTCCACAAATGGGAACGAGAATACATCGAAAACGGTAGAGTCAACAAGAAAGAAGCCCTTATTATTGAAACGAACCACCTCGTTGCTGTCCTTCATGTACTCAACGAAAATATCATCGCGCATGAAGTTGAAAAAGCGCATGGCCCTTTCCACTATATCGGGATAATCGAATTCCAACGCCGGAGCACAAGGAAACTCCATGGTAGCAGCATCCTCATTCACGTTGTTGGAGTTATACAACCGATTTACTCGGTAAATACGGTCAGCCTTGGCATTAAACTTATCATACTGTAATTCATCGCTGATGTAAAGCACAATGAATATTACACATGCAATGCCAATGGCCAATCCGCTAATGTTTATCAGCGAGTATTTCCAATACTTGTTGATGTTGCGAACTGCAATGATGATGTTGTGATTATTCATGGCTGCCAATATTATATGAATGTCGTCTTATCCTCCAACTCACACACCCTCTTCTTGGGTAAAAGCCACAATTCTATATAAAGAGTTCAAATAATCAGCATCTTGCAATATGTCCTTGGCTAAAAATGCACCACATCATTTAAATTAACAGCTAAAATGCCGAACACGTCAAAACCATGATTAATAATTAATTGGAAATTTTATCCCCTGTGCTTACTGTTCGGAAACGTTACACATGGTGCTCAAAAACGAACAATGGAAAATGGAGGAAGAAATGGAGCAATATGCCAGAATGCCAATGGGACATTTGGCTGTTTTCTAAATCTTTAAATAGTGATGGGGAAATAACGGAGGTTCGAAAATTGGAGTTGTGCGGTAGCGCACCCACCGTATTTAACATAAAACCACTTCGGGGATGCAGCAAACAATTCCAGGAACAGTTTCAACGAGCCGTCATAGCCCACGGTTTTAACCGTGGGAACCCAATGCAGCAGCAATACCTTAAGATTAATCCATTTCTAGCTATTCCTAGATGCATTATGGAGCATAATAAGCTCATCATACTCCTCAGGGAAAACATCATATTTATCAAATCAACCCTGTGCCAACCGCTTTGCCATTCCTCTGAATATGCAACCATGCAGGGGCAATACCGCGTACCAATATGCCCTACCGAGTAGCCCAAGCGGTCGAAAGGTAGCCGTTTGGGTAAGCACGCTGTTCTCTATCCTAAACTCCAGCCAAGCCTCGCCGGGCAGCTTCATCTCGGCATAGAGCAGCAATCGCTTTTCTTCCCGGTTGGCCAGCAGCACCCTCCAAAAGTCCAAAGCCTCCCCTGCCGCAATATTGGTATCGCTCTTCCGACCGCGCCGCATGCCCACGCCACCCCAAAGCTGGTCGAGAAAGCCGCGAATTTCCCATAACCAATCGCCATAGTACCAGCCCGTTTTTCCACCGATGGCCCAAATGCGCTGCAACGCCGCGTTGGTGTCGACCACGGGAACCTTGCGTATATCCCTAAAGCAGCCGTTCACCGGCATCTCCACAAAGTGCGAAATACCCTTTTGCAGCAGTGCGCTGGTTTGCGCATCCTTCCAGCTCGAGAGCACTTGGTTTTGCTCAATTTTATCGAAGGCCATCCGAATGGAGGATTGGTAATCGATGAGCGAAATGCCGAGCATGGCAGCAAGGTTGTTGGGTTGGCACACCACCTCCACCTTCATGCTGTTAACCAGATTCTGCGCCAGCGCAAAGGAGGTTGCGGTAACAAAGTAGAGCCAGTAGGACGATATTTTCGGAGTCATTACCGGCACCACCAAAATCCGTCGCTTGAGGCCCCGCACCTTGGCAAACTGCAGGAGCATCTCCCTATAGCTCAGGATATCGGGTCCACCGATATCGAAGCTCCGGTTGTAGGTCTCCGCATTGCCCATCACTCCACTCAAAAACTCCACCACATTTCGAATGGCAATGGGTTGCGTGCGAGTTTTTAGCCAGCGCGGCGTAACCATAACGGGCAGCTTCTCCACCAGGTCGCGAATAATTTCGAACGATGCGCTACCCGAGCCCACAATGATACCCGCGCGCAGGGTGGTCAGCGCAAAGCTACCCTCCGACAGGATATCCTCCACATTCTTTCTGGAGGCAAGATGCTTGGAGAGCGCTGCATCGTTTACAATGCCGCTCAGGTAAATCACCTGCTTGGCGTTGGTTTGCTCCAATCGCTCGCGGTAGTTAAGGGCGCACTGCTGCTCCATATCGCCAAAGTCGCCCCCCTGCGTGGCCATGGAGTGAATGAGGTAGTAAGCCACATCAATGTCGTTGGGAATGCTGCTCAAGGTCTCCCTCTTCAGAAAGTCCGCCTCCACCACGCTCAGGTTTTGGGTTGAATAGCCATGGTAGTTGAAGCGCTTGCCATCGCGCACGCAGCAAACCACCTGATGGCCATTTTGCAGCAGAACAGGCAGCAATCGCTGGGCAATGTAGCCGGTTGCTCCGGTGAGAAGGACTTTCATTTGCAGCTGTTTAGGTTTACCAATCTCGCAACGAAGGGTATAACATCAGCGGCATTGCAATGGTTTAGAAAGGGTGAAATTAAAAACCTGCAGCCAATAGCCCATGGGATGACAACCATATTCCCAAATTTGATTTGGTGACAAGAAGCCAGCTTTCAGGTTACAAAGTTTGGTAGCATTGCCTCTTCGGGAAGCCCTAAGTGCTTTCCGGGTAACTTCAACACACCAACATAGCGCACAGTTTTAACCGTAGGTAATCAATGCAGCAGCAAAATCTTAATGGATTTATCCATTTACCATTTCTTCGGTTAGGATGAAATTATGAATGAGCGGCAAATCCTAATCTCCTAACAACCTAAATTCCTACCCCCTTCCCTACAGCACTCCCGAAAACATGGCAATAAGCTTGGCCGCGGGTATAAATAGCAGCTGGGCAACCAGCGTTCCGAGAACTCGCGCAACCACCATGTAAACAATGTACTTCCGAAATACCGACTCCTTGCACTTTCCCAGCACCACCTCGTCAGTCATCATCGACAGAAACGGGTCAATAAACACAAACATCAGGATGGTGGCTAGGCCATTTATTACGGAGGAGAGCGTGCTTGAAGTTGTTCTTAAATCGGGATTGAGATAACCTGCATAGAGCGACGAGATCACCCCAACGGTAATAATTGCCACCGCCACAATGTTCATTATAAAAACCCTCCAGGGGAAATTCTCCTTGAAATCGAGCTGAGTTATGTTCTTCACATCGGGAGCGACAATATTTTCCTTGAGGTAGGCAATTCCACCCTTGGTAAAACCGTAGTAGAGCACCTTGGGCATCGACTTATACACGCTGAACCGGTTAACGGCAACCGACAGAATGCGCTGAAAGGATGGAATGAGCAGCGCGCCAACGATGGTAGCCACAGTGCAGGAGAAAATGATTAGCCGAAAATCGAACAGGTTGCTCCCAATGCCCATCTTTATGTTCTTTTCGATGGTGCTTGCCAGCAGCGGTGCCTGAAACCCGTTGGCAGTGCGCGAAATCAGCACCAGAATATTGAACAGCGCAAAGGAGATGGCAACCCTTCCAGTTCGAATACCCACAATTCGAACGGAGTAGGAAAGCGTGGTGATAAGGTTGATAAGGAAGGTAAGAACAATTACAAAAAAAATGGAGAGGCTCATGGGGGTATGGCAATTATAGTGATAGCATTTTATTCCGCCCCTATTACCTCAACAATCTGTTGGTGCAAATCAGGAATTTTATTCTTTACAACATCCCAAACAATGGAGTAATTAACACCCATGTAGTCATGAATCAACCGATCCCTCATTCCTGCCATATTCTTCCACATGATCGTATTCCACTTAACTTTAAAATCGGCGGGAATTTTTTTTGTTGCCTCACCAATTATTTCAAGACTTCTAACAACGGCTCTCTTCAGCGTTTCATCTTGCAAAAAAGTCTCCTTAGTTACATCGTTTGTGATAACAGAAAGTATGAAGGAACTCTCGTCTCTAATGTGCTTCAGGTATTCAATAGGCTCTTTAGACATACTCTACCTCATTTAAAATCTTAGGACCTATATATGGGCTCAATCCATTTTTTGTAACTATTTCAACCTTCTCATTCTTGAAGATCGCCTCCAAAATATCGTATGCAGCCATATAGTTATCAAAATTCTCCATACCCGGTTTAAACTCTATTAGAATATCGATATCGCTTTTGCTCGATTGCTCACCTCTTAAGTATGATCCAAAAAGTCCAATGCTTTCAACCCCCAATCTCGAAAGCTCGGGTTTATATTTTTTAATGGAAGATAGTATAGTCTCTTTTGTAGTCATATTCAAATCTTTATCACAAATATAGCAAACTTTGATGTGAGTAGTGTGCCATTCTCAGAATAGCCAGAATCGCAATTTAAATCTTGCAATAATTACACGCTTTTTTTCTTTGCGTGTAACATGTTGAAACGGTTTATTGCTTTAAACTCATTTTGTTCCCTACGGTTAAAACCATCGGCTATAATTAATTCGCCTATTCAGTTTTTTTGGACTGCCGCCCCAGCTCTCCAAAATAGTGCTTTACGCGCTGCAGCTGCTCCGGCTTAAGGTCCGCCACGTTAATCACCCTTACGACATTGGCGAGGGTAAGCTCTACCTTGTGCTCGTGCACCGCTACATCCCTAATATCGGCAACGGGTATGGTCTCCCGCCGGTAGTCGTCCGGCATGTAGAACCTAACAGTGGTGCTGTCCCACTCCACAAAGCACCGCTCCCTTTTAAAGAAAAGTATTCCGAAGAGTATGGCCATGGCCCCCTGAAATATTGCGGTGAGGAAGAACCAGTCCTCTTCCTTAACGTTGGGCCCAGCCCCCCTCACCAGTATGAACAGGGAGGTGGCAAAGCCAAACACAAAGCAGAGAAACACAAACCCAAAAATAAGCTTAACAAAGCCTCTGTTGTTGCTAACCTCAACTCTTTCCATCGTGAACCATTTGTTTCAAACGAAAGTAGGAATAATCGAGATAGGACCGGGTAGATGTGGTAACAATTTTGTGGAAAGTTAAAAGATTTTAGCCTTCAACATGGGTTAGTAATTCTGTAACCTACTGTAAATACTCGGAATAACTTATTACCATTTCAGCAACTAATCAGCCATTCAAATGCTACCCGTTCATCCAACTTTTTAGTGCCATGGCCTTATCGCGGCTAACGATAATCTTCTCGCCGAGCTTGTTTTTGAGGTGCAGCGCCAGTTTTCCGTTGAAGTAGGCCTCAAATTTCTCAACGGCATTTAGGTTGATAATGGCTTGGCGGTTGGCCCTAAAGAAGAGTGCCGGATCGAGCTCCGGCTCCAGCTTGTCGAGCGAAGCGGAAATAGGATACTGCTTGCCATCGAAGGCCACCACAAAGGTCACCTTGGTATCCACATAAATGTAGGCCACCTCGGCCATGGGGAGCGAAAAGAAGGCTCCCTTTTTCGAAACCAGAATGCGTCGGCGGTAACTCAGCTGCGAGCTGGTTATCTCCTGCGCCAAGGTGCGGTAATCAATGGCTATGGATTCTTCCGGCTGAATAAGCTCCAATATCTTCTCAAACTTAAAAATAGCCTGCTCCAGCTCATCCTTCTTAATGGGCTTTAGCAAATAGTGGATGCTATTAAGCTGAAATGCCCTAAGCGCATGCTCGTGGTAGGCGGTGGTGAACACAATGCCGCTCTCCACCTCCATCTCGTTAAAAATCTCGAAGCAGCTGCCATCGGCCAGCTCAATATCCATAAAGATGATTTCCGGATGCTCATTGGCGGATAGCCATGCCACCGTATCCTTCACACTCTGAAGCATGGCTAGCACACTCCAATTTGGACGTAGCTCGGCAATCATGGTTCTCAACATGGCTCCAGAGTGCACCTCGTCCTCAACAATAACCACTTTAACGTCCATTTTCCATCTGAATTAGGGGTAGCTTAACGGTAAAGTGCTGCTCGTGCTTTTCAACCACAATGGGGTTGCTGGTTAGAAACTGAAAGCGCTTCTCTATGTTTTGCAATCCCGTATTGGTAGAGTAGGTAGTTTTTTTAGGGTTTAGGTTGTTGGTTACCATTACATGCCCATCGTGCGCCTTCACCTCAATATGAAGCGGTGAAGCGAGCGTGGCCACGTTGTGCTTAATGGCATTCTCCACCAAGAGCTGGAGACTGAGCGGTGCCAGCTGGTGGTTGAGCAGGTCGTTATCGATGGAGAAGGTTACCGTAAGGCCATCGCCCAGCCGAATTTGGTGAAGGGCAAGGTAGGCCTTGATAAACTTCAGCTCATCCCCCAGCGAAACCGACACCTTATCCTTGCTCTGCAGCACATAGCGGTAAACATCGGAGAAATTTGTTGCCATAGAAACAGCGCTATCGGGGTCGCTCTTTATGATGGCAATGAGCGTGCTAAGGTTGTTGAAGAGAAAATGGGGATTAATCTGGTCCTGCAGTGCCACGTAGTCGAGTCGAAGCTTCTCCTGCTGCAGCTTCTCATTTTCCAGCATTACGGCGGTCAAACTCTGGTGGTAGTTATATACAATGAGTAAACTAACGTAAATAAGTACAAACATTATAAAAAGGGAAACACTCAAGTAGAACTGGCTCGGCTCCATTGCCAAATCTTCACCAAACATGGGCTTAAACCACATAGCTACGAAGAACCACAGCACAAACCAAACTGTAGAGAAGGCAAAGAGCATGGCGAAGCGCTTCCGTGTTTTCAGATGCCAAGGATACTTATGGGCAATCACCTGGTTGAAGACAAAGATCCCCTCGCTTATCACAAACATAATGGAAAAGAGGAAGAGTGGACCACCCCAAGTAAAAGGCTCATGAGGGAACATCAGCTGCTTAATAATGGTAATCATGAGCGCTGTGGTAACTACCCCAAAAAGCAACCGCGACTTGAAATCGAAGAAAACGTGTGGACGAATATCCTTCCACTCCTGTAGACAGTCTTTCCCCTTTACAATACTCTTAATTAACTTCACTGAGTGCATCCTTTGTTTCCCCTTAGGTAATGTTCAAATATACACATAAAGCCAATGTTCCACACCAACTCCTACTCTGATACGGTGAGTTCGCCAATGCCCTTAAGGTAAACAGACTTGGCAATTTGGTAAGATGATACTGCCTCAACATAGGAGGCATGCGCCTTTTGCCATGAAGCCTGAGCATTTAGAAGATCGGTGGTGGTATTTAACCCTGCATTAAAGCTGGCCTGCACCTCACTGAGACTCTCCTCCGCCTCGGCCTTGCTCTTGGCAGCCAAGCCAATGGTTTGGTATGCCTCATCGAACTGAAGCCACCGCTGCTGAATTTCCAACCTCATGAACTCACGTGCATCGTCCTGTTTCAGCTTCGACTGCTCCAGCTTGTAGCGGGCTGCCTTCAACTTTTGTCGCTTCTCGCCCCAATGCACAATAGGAACTGAAAGTTGAGCCGAAGCAATTGTGTTCCATCCACCGTTGTAAAGATTTGGCACATAGTTGTAACCATAGCTCACCTGTACACCCAGCGTGGGCATAAATTCAGCCATGGCATTCTTGCGCTGGTAATCGGCAATGGCCACCTGTCCTTCCAGTATTTTTGTTTCGGAACGAGCATCCAGCGCCTTATCAACATCCAACCCTGCTGCGGGAAGCTGTGGTTCACCTAAATTATCTACGGTAACGGCAAGGTTGGTGGAAAGATCCACCCCAATCTGCCTGCAGAGATTCATGCGAGCAAGCTGAAGCCCATTGCGAGCCTTGAGCAGGTTGATGCTGGCCTCATTTCGCTGAACAGCAACCTTTAGTTGCTCACTCTTGGGTATTAGGCCCAGCTGGTAAGCAGTAACCAGCTGGCTCTCCAGAGAGTCGAGCATGGTAACATAACGTTCAGCCACCTTTACCTGCTCCTGAATGGATACAAGCTGCCAGAATGCCTGATCGGTGTTCATTACCACCTCCGAAGCGGTAAGCGCCGTTGCTTGGTCGGCAATCGCAACCGCCTCATTGGCCATCTTATTTGCATTCCGCACCTGTCCCCCAGCAAAAAGTGCCTGTTTGGCCACTATTTGAGTCTGGTAGATGGTTAGATTTTTCGTTCCCAAATCGATGCCGGGAAAGTATACATTGCTCTCCCCGCTATACTGGTGATTGGCTGCCTCCGTTGCGCTATTGGCCGTTGGTAGAAAGAACCCCGGAACACTGATGTTCTTCATGTCGGGTAAGTTCATTATGCTACCACTTCCGTCAATCTGAGGAAGGTAAGAGGCACGGGCCTCCTTCTGGTGTGCTACGGCAATGCGCTTATCCAACTCCGACTGCTTTACATTTCGATTGTTCTGCAGCGCCTGCTCCCTGCACTGCTGTAGGGTAACTACTTGCTGTGAATAACCTGCCGCGACTATGGCTGCAAGGGCAATGGTTACTGCTATTTTTTTCATTATGACCGAATTAATTTTAAAAGGGTGTAACGAAACTCTCATGTTGCTGATTCTGCTATCATCGCGCTTACAGCTAAAACCAAAAGTTTCCACAGGTGTCGTCATTTGTTTTTAAGAAAGCGTGTGCTCCCATTATGGCAATCATTGCACTCTGGGAGTCACACGCCATCACCTAACCAATGCTTTCAAGGTTTCGGGTATTCACCTTATAAAAAATGGCATACAGTACTGGAACCACCACAAGAGTGATAATGGTTCCCACCAGCAACCCAAACATGATTGCTATAGACATTGATCCGAAGATATCATCGAATACAAGCGGAGCCATACCAAGAATGGTGGTGAGTGAGGCCATCATTACTGGGCGAACACGTGATGTAGCCGAATGGATTATCGCCAACAGGGTTGCCTTTCCTGACTTAACTTGTATATTGATCTCATCGAGCAACACCACCGCATTTTTTATCATCATCCCTATAAGACCGAGAGTGCCTACAATTGGCAAGAATCCGAAGGGGGCACCAGTAACCAAAAATCCAATGATAACGCCAATAAAGGCCAATGGCACAATGGCAAATATGATAATAGGCTGCTTAAAGTTGCCGAACAACGCCACTATAATCAGAACCATGAGCAACAACGCAAGAGGGAAATTTGCCATTAGCCCCTTGTTTGCCTCATTGCTGTCCTTTTGCTCGCCAAGCCACTGCAAGCGATATCCCTGTGGCAGGTGAATGGCATCCACCTGAGGTTTAACGGCGTTGAACAGATCGTTGGCTGTAACCCCAACCGCCGGATCGCACTGAGCCTTTATGGCACGCTGCCCATTGTAGCGCATAATGGTATTGGTTTCCCAAGTCATATCCACGGAATCGACCACTTGGCCTAGCGGAACGCTGCTTGCCGAGTTGGACCACACCGGAATATTCGACAAACCAGAAAGATCGTTGTTGAGTGAACGGTTAAGCCGTAGCATTACCGGAAGCCGATACTCTCCATCGTAGTAAACCCCAATTGGTAGACCCATAGTTGCAACGGCAAGAGCATTGGCTACATCGGAACGGCTAACCATTAGACGCCGCGCCTGATCCTGCGAGTAGTATGGACTAAGCACCATTGCCTCATTCTTCCAGTTATTGGTAATAAAGGCAGCCCGAGGATCCTTCCGGAAGATATCTTCCGCCTGGCTTGCCAGCTCGCGAAGCACCTTTTCATCGGGACCAGAAAACATGGCCTCAACCTTATAATCGCCACCCACCGCAATGTAGCCTCTTGCCCGACCAATCGCTTGGGGGAAACGTTTAGCCACATACTTATCGGCACGCTGCATTATCTCATCGGTATACTTCTTGTCGGCAGTGGTTATTATTAGCTCTCCATACGAAGGGCTGTATCCGCTCATAGGGCGCATAAGGGTGTAGCGTGCGGGAGTTCTTCCAACAGCCGAAACCACAGAGGAGACATGTTTCCACGTGTTAATTTCATGCTGAATGGTATCCAAATCGGTACTTACCTGATTGATGTCGCTTCCAAGAGGCAAACGGTATTCCATTACAAACTGGTTGTAGGTTACCCCGGGAAAGAAGTCCTGCTTCACAAAGCGAAAGGCCCAAAATGAAATGATCAAGGCAGCAAAAGTCAGCAGTGAAATCATTGTTTTGTGCCAAAGAGCGTATCGAATTATCTTATTATAGAAACGGTAGAATTTCCCACTATACACATCCGACTCGGTTTGCTTTTCTGTCAACGGCTTGCGCGGCTTACGGTAGAAATAGTTGGCCATAAATGGCGTTTGAACCATTGCCAGCACCCAGCTGAGGAATAGTGAAATGGCTAAAACATAAAAGAGCGATTTCAAAAACTCCCCTACACCAGTTGGGTTAAAAGCCAGCGGCATAAAGGCTAAAATGGCCACCAACGTTGCCCCAAGCAGAGGCATGGACGACTTATTTGCCGAACTAACAAAGGCAATCTTTC
The Williamwhitmania sp. genome window above contains:
- a CDS encoding DUF86 domain-containing protein, which translates into the protein MSKEPIEYLKHIRDESSFILSVITNDVTKETFLQDETLKRAVVRSLEIIGEATKKIPADFKVKWNTIMWKNMAGMRDRLIHDYMGVNYSIVWDVVKNKIPDLHQQIVEVIGAE
- a CDS encoding LytTR family DNA-binding domain-containing protein; its protein translation is MDVKVVIVEDEVHSGAMLRTMIAELRPNWSVLAMLQSVKDTVAWLSANEHPEIIFMDIELADGSCFEIFNEMEVESGIVFTTAYHEHALRAFQLNSIHYLLKPIKKDELEQAIFKFEKILELIQPEESIAIDYRTLAQEITSSQLSYRRRILVSKKGAFFSLPMAEVAYIYVDTKVTFVVAFDGKQYPISASLDKLEPELDPALFFRANRQAIINLNAVEKFEAYFNGKLALHLKNKLGEKIIVSRDKAMALKSWMNG
- a CDS encoding lipid II flippase Amj family protein — translated: MSLSIFFVIVLTFLINLITTLSYSVRIVGIRTGRVAISFALFNILVLISRTANGFQAPLLASTIEKNIKMGIGSNLFDFRLIIFSCTVATIVGALLIPSFQRILSVAVNRFSVYKSMPKVLYYGFTKGGIAYLKENIVAPDVKNITQLDFKENFPWRVFIMNIVAVAIITVGVISSLYAGYLNPDLRTTSSTLSSVINGLATILMFVFIDPFLSMMTDEVVLGKCKESVFRKYIVYMVVARVLGTLVAQLLFIPAAKLIAMFSGVL
- a CDS encoding ABC transporter permease — encoded protein: MNNHNIIIAVRNINKYWKYSLINISGLAIGIACVIFIVLYISDELQYDKFNAKADRIYRVNRLYNSNNVNEDAATMEFPCAPALEFDYPDIVERAMRFFNFMRDDIFVEYMKDSNEVVRFNNKGFFLVDSTVFDVFSFPFVDGDPRTALDRPNTVVITESTAKRYFGNESPIGKTLRIEEGVNFEVTGVIKDIPSQSHFKINFLASLTTFRLLAGGRLPQTWIWNPCWTYVLLRPGITQQMLDAKFPQFYKNHYDDLKDQDVKIYLQPLTDIHLKSHHVYEMHQNGNSMYVYILSIIAAIVLLMACINFMNLVTAKSAGRAKEIGIKKVFGGNRAQLVRQFLGEAIFQTYIGLIFAIVLVELLLPSFNSFTGKSIEEAALFQPISIAYLVFLGLVVGVLAGAYPAFYLSSFQPLVVLKGRLSAGSRSSVARKVLVVVQFTISISLIIGTMVVFSQLNFLRNAELGFKKDHIITVQRTGQMFQNYEAFKQELLKNKDIQYVTGSEDVLGVNHNTRAYEVEGLTAVGQNFYIPTFLVDWDFLETFGIKVVSGRGFDRRFPSDTVNAVMINEHMAKNLGWTNESAIGRRVKSQDGNERVIGVFRDFNAMSLHRPVNNFILDMFRRPAVFANVIAIRVNSDNYPELIKFIEEKWKQFNPTRPFEYRILNSQLQALYSDEDRFGKFSLMLTLLAIMIASLGLIGLTLFLAEQRTREIGIRRVLGATTMNIVRLLFSEFTLLLLISNIIAWPITYFITTRWLETFSRHILTPWGLYASATIFTLLLALFVTGYHAIRTAHLNPAKTLKYE
- a CDS encoding TolC family protein — protein: MKKIAVTIALAAIVAAGYSQQVVTLQQCREQALQNNRNVKQSELDKRIAVAHQKEARASYLPQIDGSGSIMNLPDMKNISVPGFFLPTANSATEAANHQYSGESNVYFPGIDLGTKNLTIYQTQIVAKQALFAGGQVRNANKMANEAVAIADQATALTASEVVMNTDQAFWQLVSIQEQVKVAERYVTMLDSLESQLVTAYQLGLIPKSEQLKVAVQRNEASINLLKARNGLQLARMNLCRQIGVDLSTNLAVTVDNLGEPQLPAAGLDVDKALDARSETKILEGQVAIADYQRKNAMAEFMPTLGVQVSYGYNYVPNLYNGGWNTIASAQLSVPIVHWGEKRQKLKAARYKLEQSKLKQDDAREFMRLEIQQRWLQFDEAYQTIGLAAKSKAEAEESLSEVQASFNAGLNTTTDLLNAQASWQKAHASYVEAVSSYQIAKSVYLKGIGELTVSE
- a CDS encoding SDR family oxidoreductase; the encoded protein is MKVLLTGATGYIAQRLLPVLLQNGHQVVCCVRDGKRFNYHGYSTQNLSVVEADFLKRETLSSIPNDIDVAYYLIHSMATQGGDFGDMEQQCALNYRERLEQTNAKQVIYLSGIVNDAALSKHLASRKNVEDILSEGSFALTTLRAGIIVGSGSASFEIIRDLVEKLPVMVTPRWLKTRTQPIAIRNVVEFLSGVMGNAETYNRSFDIGGPDILSYREMLLQFAKVRGLKRRILVVPVMTPKISSYWLYFVTATSFALAQNLVNSMKVEVVCQPNNLAAMLGISLIDYQSSIRMAFDKIEQNQVLSSWKDAQTSALLQKGISHFVEMPVNGCFRDIRKVPVVDTNAALQRIWAIGGKTGWYYGDWLWEIRGFLDQLWGGVGMRRGRKSDTNIAAGEALDFWRVLLANREEKRLLLYAEMKLPGEAWLEFRIENSVLTQTATFRPLGLLGRAYWYAVLPLHGCIFRGMAKRLAQG
- a CDS encoding nucleotidyltransferase family protein produces the protein MTTKETILSSIKKYKPELSRLGVESIGLFGSYLRGEQSSKSDIDILIEFKPGMENFDNYMAAYDILEAIFKNEKVEIVTKNGLSPYIGPKILNEVEYV
- a CDS encoding histidine kinase, yielding MKLIKSIVKGKDCLQEWKDIRPHVFFDFKSRLLFGVVTTALMITIIKQLMFPHEPFTWGGPLFLFSIMFVISEGIFVFNQVIAHKYPWHLKTRKRFAMLFAFSTVWFVLWFFVAMWFKPMFGEDLAMEPSQFYLSVSLFIMFVLIYVSLLIVYNYHQSLTAVMLENEKLQQEKLRLDYVALQDQINPHFLFNNLSTLIAIIKSDPDSAVSMATNFSDVYRYVLQSKDKVSVSLGDELKFIKAYLALHQIRLGDGLTVTFSIDNDLLNHQLAPLSLQLLVENAIKHNVATLASPLHIEVKAHDGHVMVTNNLNPKKTTYSTNTGLQNIEKRFQFLTSNPIVVEKHEQHFTVKLPLIQMENGR